A genomic segment from Methanolobus zinderi encodes:
- a CDS encoding GNAT family N-acetyltransferase, producing MNHTLLLMIKMKDDIHIREAKESDFDDVMHVEKEAFGYEKEAILVSELLEDKSAAPVLSLLAFKNDEAVGHILFTKATLNGKTSPLIYLLAPLAVKPQHQKKGIGGMLINEGLEKLRKIGAEMVFVLGHESYYPKYGFKQDAGSMGFDAPYPIPKEHAGAWMVYPLNPESSDKVKGKVICADALNKPEHWRE from the coding sequence AATGAAAGATGATATTCATATCAGGGAAGCAAAAGAATCTGATTTTGATGATGTAATGCATGTAGAAAAAGAAGCATTTGGTTATGAGAAGGAGGCAATCTTAGTATCGGAACTTCTTGAAGACAAAAGCGCAGCACCAGTTTTATCGTTGTTGGCTTTTAAGAACGATGAAGCAGTTGGACATATTTTATTTACAAAAGCAACTTTAAATGGAAAAACATCTCCGTTAATTTACCTTCTTGCACCTCTTGCAGTAAAACCACAACATCAAAAAAAAGGAATAGGTGGAATGTTGATCAATGAAGGTTTGGAGAAATTGAGAAAAATTGGCGCTGAAATGGTATTTGTTCTCGGACATGAAAGTTATTATCCAAAGTACGGATTTAAGCAGGATGCCGGAAGTATGGGTTTTGATGCACCTTATCCGATTCCGAAAGAACACGCAGGTGCATGGATGGTATATCCTTTAAACCCAGAATCTAGTGATAAAGTTAAAGGCAAGGTTATTTGTGCTGATGCTTTGAATAAGCCGGAGCATTGGAGAGAATGA
- a CDS encoding CRISPR-associated endonuclease Cas1, whose translation MNTGKNSLAYDLQEPFRFLVDFAVLSLIERDCMENKDFIRTENYSLRLRPTGAKKLTEEINLWFNKRVIYKGNMSMWSYVMFLKTRELAQYLVGKRQETNFVEPQYETKRQDTSDIRQKILSISYSDWKKLGFSKGTLHS comes from the coding sequence ATGAACACTGGAAAGAATAGTCTGGCCTACGACCTGCAAGAACCTTTCAGGTTCTTAGTGGATTTTGCAGTTTTAAGTCTCATAGAACGAGATTGCATGGAAAACAAGGATTTCATTAGAACCGAAAATTATTCCTTGCGCCTGAGGCCCACTGGGGCTAAGAAACTAACTGAAGAAATCAATCTATGGTTCAACAAGAGAGTTATCTACAAAGGGAATATGTCAATGTGGAGTTATGTCATGTTCCTAAAAACTAGGGAATTAGCTCAGTATCTAGTTGGTAAGAGACAGGAGACAAATTTTGTAGAGCCTCAATATGAGACAAAGAGACAGGATACAAGCGACATTAGACAGAAAATACTCAGTATTTCATATTCTGATTGGAAGAAATTAGGCTTTTCAAAAGGAACATTGCATTCATGA